The Flavobacteriales bacterium genome includes a window with the following:
- a CDS encoding T9SS type A sorting domain-containing protein, with protein SEGCTVTSEATTLTMLTVASVSTIEIDNISSTGASLDWDNASPTGVYNISYSADGGLTWVDIIGHTGSSINLSDLSPSSTYDVEIASSAYGCESEVFNSSFVTLFECVTPENIVVNYNTSQATISWDELVGSLSYEILYNFGLGFNLVTVESNSITLNLSGASFNVFYIRANCPDDQQSEWSELQLFSITCDTPSDIVVTNSSTDLTIDWEGSAPVYRLIYNIGDGWVNVFPTASEYTISDVPVGSNVIYYIRSICDDETNFFSSWASGSYTTLSGGKLAQDIPFEFEVYPNPTDGLINISFENSVEQTVNVRLVDAFGKEVYRKQFNVGFETNFINFDISNYAKGVYFLQLVSNDAIRTERIVLH; from the coding sequence TCAGAGGGCTGTACAGTAACTTCTGAGGCTACGACATTAACGATGTTAACAGTTGCTTCAGTGAGCACAATAGAAATCGATAATATTTCTTCAACAGGTGCTAGTTTAGACTGGGATAACGCATCACCTACAGGTGTTTACAATATTAGTTACAGTGCTGATGGCGGATTGACTTGGGTTGACATTATCGGCCATACAGGTTCATCTATTAATTTATCAGATCTTTCACCATCGTCTACTTATGATGTAGAGATTGCCTCTTCAGCTTACGGATGTGAGTCAGAGGTGTTTAACTCTTCGTTTGTTACCTTGTTTGAGTGTGTGACACCAGAAAATATAGTAGTAAATTACAATACCTCACAAGCAACGATTTCTTGGGATGAGCTAGTGGGGTCATTGTCTTATGAGATATTGTATAATTTTGGTTTAGGGTTTAATTTGGTAACTGTGGAGTCGAATAGTATCACACTGAATCTTTCAGGGGCTAGTTTTAATGTGTTTTATATTAGAGCAAACTGTCCTGACGATCAACAATCTGAGTGGTCTGAACTGCAGTTATTTTCTATTACATGTGATACCCCCTCGGATATTGTCGTCACGAATTCTAGTACTGATTTAACAATAGACTGGGAGGGCTCAGCTCCAGTGTATAGATTAATATACAATATTGGTGATGGTTGGGTCAATGTTTTCCCTACGGCTTCTGAATACACTATTTCAGATGTTCCAGTTGGAAGCAACGTTATATATTACATAAGATCTATATGTGACGATGAAACAAACTTCTTTTCATCTTGGGCATCAGGTTCGTATACAACGCTTTCTGGCGGCAAGTTGGCTCAAGACATTCCGTTTGAATTTGAAGTATATCCAAATCCAACAGATGGTTTAATAAACATTTCATTTGAAAATAGTGTAGAACAAACCGTAAATGTTAGGTTGGTAGATGCTTTTGGAAAAGAGGTATATCGCAAACAATTTAATGTTGGTTTTGAGACTAACTTTATAAACTTTGATATATCAAACTATGCTAAAGGAGTTTACTTCTTGCAATTGGTTTCTAACGATGCAATAAGAACTGAAAGAATAGTATTGCATTAG
- the rimP gene encoding ribosome assembly cofactor RimP — translation MLNKEIIIKLVDEFISENKSIFLVDVKVSPSNQIEVLIDSFDGISIKNCISLSRHIESTLDRDECDFSLQVASAGLSEPFKVFQQYEKSIGRDVNIFLKGGKELLGKMLDAKEGEGITIETIRKKKEGKKKTQIIEQQSFSFDQIDRAKVVISF, via the coding sequence ATGTTGAATAAAGAAATTATTATTAAACTTGTTGATGAATTTATTTCGGAAAATAAATCCATTTTTCTTGTTGATGTGAAAGTAAGTCCTTCAAACCAGATAGAAGTTTTAATAGATTCTTTTGATGGTATTAGTATTAAAAACTGTATATCTTTAAGTAGGCACATAGAATCAACTTTAGATAGAGATGAGTGCGATTTCTCTTTACAGGTTGCTAGTGCAGGTTTGAGTGAACCTTTTAAGGTTTTTCAGCAATACGAGAAGAGTATAGGTAGAGATGTAAATATTTTTCTCAAGGGGGGAAAAGAACTTTTAGGAAAAATGCTCGACGCTAAAGAAGGTGAAGGGATTACAATAGAAACAATCAGAAAGAAAAAAGAAGGTAAAAAGAAAACGCAAATTATTGAACAACAATCATTTAGTTTT